The genomic region TTCTTACTCAAAACAAAATTGTAATTATGCTTGATGTTTTTCGGGCTTCAACAACAATCATTACAGCACTAAGTCAAGGGGCCCATAAAATTATTCCCCTAACTAATCCTGCTAAAGCCCTACAACTAAAAAAAGCAAATCCCCAACTAGTCCTAGGTGGGGAAAAAAACGGAAAAAAAATAGCTGGTTTTGATTTAGGTAATTCACCACTTGAATATACACCAGGCATAATTAATAAAAAAACAGTTATCCTTTCCACTACTAATGGTATTCCTGCCTTGAACAAAATAAAAAACGCTCAGCGTATTTATATTGGTTCCTTTCTCAATGCCCCTTTCCTGATTAAAAAAATTCTACCTACAAATCATAAAATACTTTTGGTTTGTGCCGGTACACGGGGCGAATATTCTTTAGAAGATACCTGTTGTGCGGGCTATTTTCTTCATCTTTTCCCCGAGAAATTTACCCCTTATTTCTCTGATCAGGCCTTTGCTGCTTTAGCCCTTTATCACCAATATCAAAATGATTTACCTTTTTATTTATGCCGCTCCCGTAATGGTCGCCAATTATTAACTTCCGGAAAATGGTCTGAGATTACCTATTGTTGTTTACGCGGTCTTTTCCCCGTGCTGCCTATTTACGAAAATGCCGTTATTCGTCGTGAAGCTTAACAAAGAAAGGAGCTTAACTATGATTAAAGAAATTACCGTTTGGCCAGGTCAAGATAAAAATGGCATACCAGAAGCCTTTGAGGAAATTACTTTACAAGCCGGTGAAACAATTTCAATTGTAGGGCCAACCGGCAGCGGCAAAACCGCTTTAATTACTGATATCGAACTTTTGGCCCAAGGGGACACCGCCACACAACGCCAGGTCCTCATCAATGGGGCCATCCCCGCCGATGAAATCAGATATGATCCTGCTCAAAAACCAATTGCCATGATTACCCAAAACACCAAGTGTTTTGCCGATTTAAGTGTTGAAGAATTTTTAACCATTCACGCTCGTGCCAGACAAATAAAAAATCGACAAATAGTTACCCAAACCCTAGAATTAGCCAATAAATTCACTGGAGAAAAAATTCAATTAGCCAACAAAGTAACTATTCTCTCCGGTGGGCAAACCAGATCACTACTAATCGCCGATGCCTTACTAATCGGGGCTGCCCCCATTATCCTGCTAGATGAAATAGAAAATGCGGGGATTTTTAAACAAGAAGTTCTGGAGATCATTAGAAATACTTCCAAAATCATCATTTTTGTAACTCATGATCCAGTTATTGCTCTTTCCACTAAAAAACGTCTAATTATGAGTAATGGGGCCGTTAAAAAAATGGTTTTCCAAAATGAATCTGAATCTGGTGCTGCTCAAAATTTACTGGAGTTTGATCAAAAAATGGGCATTATACGTGAAAATTTACGTGCCGGTTATGAAATTACCCAAGAACTGGTTAGTGCCAATTTTGCTTAAAAAATTAAATAAGGTGGTGTTCAGTATTGAAACTTTTAATTATTGCCGGTCCCCCCTCTGTAGGCAAAACATCTTTAACCAAACAAATTATTAAACATTTTCGTCATAAAATTAAAATAGCTTATTTAAAAATAGATGTGATTAAAGCCTTCGAAGACATTGAACTGCGTAAAGAATTTAATATTTTAACCAAAAAAGTATATTCAGGGGACCTCTGCCCAGACCATGCTGGTGTCATGGTGATGGGTGATGCCATAGAATGGGCTGCTAAAAATAATAGCGAACTTTTTATCATTGAAAGTGCTGGTTTATGTTTACGCTGTTCCCCTTATCTCAATCAAGGTCTAGGTATAATAGTTTTAAGCTCCATAGCTGGTATCCACACCCCGGAAAAAATGGGTGCCATGGTTTCACTTGCCGATATCGCCGTAGTAACTAAAATTGATCTGATTAGTCAAGCCGAACGCGAAGTTTTAATTCAAAAAATCAAAGAAGTTCATCCCCATATTATCCTCTTAGAAACAAATGCTTTACAAGGTACATCACTACAGCGGCTTTACAATTTAATCGAAAAATCTCCACCCATAAATAAAGAAACTTTACTTTTAAAAGGCAACCCACCTTTAGGTACCTGCACCATCTGTATTGGCAAAAAAGAAATCGGTTGGAAACATCATTTCGGGATTGTACAAAAACTAGATGGTTCAGCTGCCGATTATTTGTATCGGGGGGAATAAATGATGAAACAACTAAAACATTGGCTGCCACCAGGTAAAAACTGCGGACAATGTGGTGTTGAAAATTGTAAAACTTTTTTAACATTAGTCCGTCAAGGTGAAAAAACATATGATGATTGTCCTTTTTTTCGTGAAAAACCCCAACAAACAAATTGCCATTTAAATAATGCCCTTTATTCACCTCACGATCTTTTAGGAAATCCCTATGATTTTATTCTTAAACCTCTACCCCGAGAAATTTCCGCCCGCAAAATTGTTTTACCTTTTCGCAGTGACCTTGTGGAAAAAATGTCCATTAAAGCCGGAGATTATGTTTTAGGTAGGCCAATGGGAGCTGGTTGTCCAATCCCTCATGTCCTAAAGGTATTCAAAGCTGAATTAACTACTGGGCTGCTTTACACTTGGGTTGTAGGTCCACAATATTCCCGTCGAGGCCAAGTAAAAGATGTAATTGCCTACCAAATGATTGGTTTTGAAGGAATAGCCACTGAAATTAAACGTGAACCTATTTTCGGTGCCCGCATGACCTTTTTACCCGGGTTTTGCATGATGAATTTAAATCATACTGGACTGGTAAATCTTGTTTTAGAAAAAAGTGAAGGACTACACTTACGCTTAGAAGATATTCGCATTTTGGGCACTAGCCCTTGACAAACAGCCGTTCATTAGATATATTAAAGAAAATAACTATGAAACAGGTATTTGAAATGTCGCGAATTATTCTCTTAGCTGATATGAATGCTTTTTATGCCAGTGTAACTCAAGTTTTAGAACCAAAATTACAGGGTCAACCCTTACTAATTACCGGAAATCCCGCACAACGCC from Clostridia bacterium harbors:
- a CDS encoding 2-phosphosulfolactate phosphatase; protein product: MPVHLSFTFTELTPLLTQNKIVIMLDVFRASTTIITALSQGAHKIIPLTNPAKALQLKKANPQLVLGGEKNGKKIAGFDLGNSPLEYTPGIINKKTVILSTTNGIPALNKIKNAQRIYIGSFLNAPFLIKKILPTNHKILLVCAGTRGEYSLEDTCCAGYFLHLFPEKFTPYFSDQAFAALALYHQYQNDLPFYLCRSRNGRQLLTSGKWSEITYCCLRGLFPVLPIYENAVIRREA
- a CDS encoding ATP-binding cassette domain-containing protein produces the protein MIKEITVWPGQDKNGIPEAFEEITLQAGETISIVGPTGSGKTALITDIELLAQGDTATQRQVLINGAIPADEIRYDPAQKPIAMITQNTKCFADLSVEEFLTIHARARQIKNRQIVTQTLELANKFTGEKIQLANKVTILSGGQTRSLLIADALLIGAAPIILLDEIENAGIFKQEVLEIIRNTSKIIIFVTHDPVIALSTKKRLIMSNGAVKKMVFQNESESGAAQNLLEFDQKMGIIRENLRAGYEITQELVSANFA
- a CDS encoding cobalamin biosynthesis protein, with amino-acid sequence MKLLIIAGPPSVGKTSLTKQIIKHFRHKIKIAYLKIDVIKAFEDIELRKEFNILTKKVYSGDLCPDHAGVMVMGDAIEWAAKNNSELFIIESAGLCLRCSPYLNQGLGIIVLSSIAGIHTPEKMGAMVSLADIAVVTKIDLISQAEREVLIQKIKEVHPHIILLETNALQGTSLQRLYNLIEKSPPINKETLLLKGNPPLGTCTICIGKKEIGWKHHFGIVQKLDGSAADYLYRGE
- a CDS encoding Fe-S cluster protein, with translation MKQLKHWLPPGKNCGQCGVENCKTFLTLVRQGEKTYDDCPFFREKPQQTNCHLNNALYSPHDLLGNPYDFILKPLPREISARKIVLPFRSDLVEKMSIKAGDYVLGRPMGAGCPIPHVLKVFKAELTTGLLYTWVVGPQYSRRGQVKDVIAYQMIGFEGIATEIKREPIFGARMTFLPGFCMMNLNHTGLVNLVLEKSEGLHLRLEDIRILGTSP